The following are encoded together in the Pedobacter steynii genome:
- a CDS encoding phage holin family protein: MNFIITLLINAGILLGMAYVLPSVKIKSYGTAILVALVIGLLNATLGMLIRFPMNVVTLGLISFIVHLIVTALMIKLADKFFDDFEVKGFTPALIIALVMAIVGTFI, encoded by the coding sequence ATGAACTTTATCATTACCTTACTCATCAACGCAGGAATCCTTCTTGGAATGGCCTATGTATTACCAAGTGTTAAAATTAAAAGTTACGGGACAGCGATTCTGGTTGCGCTGGTAATCGGTTTGCTAAATGCCACTCTGGGAATGCTAATCAGATTTCCAATGAATGTAGTAACACTAGGACTTATCTCTTTTATCGTTCATTTGATCGTTACTGCACTTATGATCAAATTAGCCGATAAGTTTTTTGATGATTTTGAAGTAAAAGGCTTCACTCCCGCGCTGATTATCGCATTGGTAATGGCTATTGTTGGGACTTTCATCTAG